CAACCACTCCCGGGAGACCAAACCCTACGAAATTACCGACGAAGGCATCTCGGTGTACCAGCAGGCCAACATTTTCTGAGACGACCTTTTTGCACGCTCCGTCGCTCTACGAGCGACTCCGCGGCAAAAATCTCGGCCAAAAATCGCGCCGTCCTCCCGCTCACGGGTCGTTCCTCCCCGTTCGCGCATTTCGAGGCCTCCCTTCGGTCGGCCTCGCGCCGCTCGTCGGGCGCGCCGGTCCGCGCGCTCGCGAGCCTTCGGCACGCGAGCGTGCGGCTGGTGTGCTCGTTCGCCAGCAGCACCGCTACTCCTGTATTCCCGTATCCACCCGATCTTCGAGAATCCACACGAGGAGCTTCAACCTGTTCCGGAGGGCGAAGTCGTCGACAGTGAACGGAAGGGTGTCCCGCCTGCCACCGTCGGTCTCGGCGATCAGTTCGTAGCCTTCCCCCGTCTCGTCGAGGCCGGGATCGAGCGTGGTCGACTCGCCCACGTCCAACTCGGCGGTCTTTTCGAAGACCGTCGTACTCTTGGCGGTGACGGTCACCGTCACCGTGCTGGTCGCGTCGCGCTGGTTGTGGATCACGAGGGGAATGTCTCCCCGTGGGTCGACCGTCCCGGTCGGATCGGGTTTGCCGTCGGTATCGCTGCCGTCGCCGAGACAGCCACCGACCGCGACACAACTGGTCCCGACCGCAGCGAGGAGGGCACGGCGTCGCATGGGTTCGGATGGCCCAGTCCAGATAAGTGTCTTCTGTCGACCGCGGTCACCGCGCGACCGTCACGGGGATCGTGGCGTTTCGGACGACGTTCTCGGCGACGCTGCCGAGCAGGATGCGGGAGACGCCGGAGCGACCGTGACTGCCCATCACGATCCGATCGATGTCGTGCTCCTCGGCGTACTCGACGATGGCGCGGGACGGTTTGCCGACCACGGTATCCGTCCCGACGACGGCACTCGTCCCACTCTGTGCTTCCAGTTCGGTGAGCAACTCCTCGGCGTCGTCCTTGGCGTGCTGGTACCACTCCTCGGAGGCAGCGGGGAACGACGCCCCGGCGCTGTATCCTGCCTCCGTCGGATCGATGACGTGCAACAGGACGAACTCCGCCTCGGGGTGTTCCCGCGCGGCGAACTCCCAGGCCTCCCGGGACTGCGTGGACCCGTCGACGGGAACCAGTATTCGCTTTCCCATGCAGGGGGATAACATGCCACGCGACAAAGGTGTAGCGGCCGGGTCGCTTCGCTCAGTCCCGTCCGTGTTTGGTCACGCACACGGGGAGGCCGATCAACTCGACTGGTTCGGAGTTGTCCGGCGAGTAGACGACCATCTGGCCTTTCTCCATGTAGGGCACCTTGGCCTCCAGATTCGCGGGGATGTTCACCGCCGAGATGGCGTCCTCGTCGCCGAGGTTGAGGACGACGGTCGTGTTGATCTGCTTGAACACGGGTTCGGCGATGTCCTGTGGGTCCTGCGTGATGAGAAAGAGTCCGAGCCGCTCCTTCCGGCCCTGTTTGGCGGCCTCGGTGAACTTCGAGATGACCTTGCCGGCCTGCACGCTGTCGGCGTCGGTCAGGAAGTTGTGGGCCTCGTCCATCCCGACGACCAGAGGTGTCTCCTTGATGCGGTCGTACTCCGGGTCGTTCGAGAGCTTCTGGTCGACCAGCAGACTCGATACCGCCAGCACGATCGTCTCCGCGGTGCGGGTGTCGTTGATGTGGTACGTCGGAACGACGGTGAGGCCGCCAGGGCGGACGAGTTCGTGAATCTGCTCGGTAATCGGGCGGGCGTCCCGGTCGAACACGTCGCCGAACCCGCGGACGCGGCGGCGGATGGCGTCGAAGGTCGCCTCGTGGACGCGCCCGCTCTCGTCGAGTTCCTCCTTCAGCGCCGGGTCGTCGAGGAAGGAGACGAACTGCTGGTAGGTTCCCTCGGACCCGTAGTTGTCGAAAAAGCGGTTCAGCAGGTGGGTCAGGCCGCCGTACTGGTTGTCGTTGAGACCGCTCCCCGCGACCAGCCAGGGGTTGTCCCGCACCATCGAGAAGGGGATGGTGAACTCCACCTGCTCGGCGCGGTGGTGGTCGGCGGCGTAACTCGCCCCGCCGACCTTGGGGACCAGCGCGATCGTGTCGTCGTGACCGCCGTAGGCGACGCCCTCCCGCTCCAGTCGGCGGCGGTCGTCGTCGTCCAGGTCGGGGTTGTCGTCGTGCATCTGGGCGTACTCGTCCTGCGGGTCGAACTGGACGACGGCGGTCTGGACCTCGCGGTCCTCGCCGTCGCCGACGGGGTAGGTCCGCTCCTCGGCGAGGTACTGCCGGAGGATGTTCTTCGAGCCGTGGGTCTTCCCCGACCCCGTCCCGCCGGCGACGAGGGTGTGGCGGAACACGAGGGGGTCGCCGGCCTCGTAGTCGTCTTTCAGCCGGTAGTCGATCGTCGGCGGTTCGGCGGCGGTCTTGACCCGCTCGCCGCCCACGGCGAGGTGGCCGAGGAAGACGCCGTCCTCGGGCATCTTCAGCCCGGTCTTGATCTCGGACTTGTCCGTGGCGGGCCGCACGACCGTCTCGGGTTTGGGTACGCGGTCGGTCATCCGCCGTTTGAGCTCGCCGTCGTCTCGCGACTCGTCGCCGCTCGACTGACTCTGGGCGCTTCGCGCCCCTCCCTCCTCGAAGAGAACGGCCACGGGCTCTAGCGACGCCATGAACTTGAAGTCCTGTTCGTCGATCTCCCGGGAGCGCATCGCGCGGCGGGCGTGGATCTCGGTGGCGTCGTCGGTGCGGAACTCCTGGGCGTACTCCAGCGCGGTGATCCGGCAGAACAGGCGCTCGCCGTCGGGGTAGGGGACGAGCAGGTACTTCCCGATCCGGACGGTCGAGCGGTTCTCGACGGTGACGTAGGCCCGGAGCATGGTATCGTCGGCGTCCTCGCTGATCGTCAGCCCCTCCGAGGCCGAGAGGACGCCGATCCCGCGGTCTTGCCCTGCGGGCGAGACGTCCACCGTCTCGAACTCGGGTGTCTCGTCGTCGCTCGATCCCGAATCGTCGGCCGCCGGTTCCGTCGTCCCCGACTCGTCGCTGGTCGCCGCCTCGGCGACCGACCCGTCGTCGCCGTCCGCGGACCCCTCGCCCCCGTCGCCGTCGAAGTCGGTAAAGTCGCCCAGATCTGACATACCCGGTCAATCGGACCGGTGGGTCAAACGCGTTTCCCCCGCGACTCGGGACCGTGGCTCGCGTCGATAACCGCCGACGCGGGCTTTTTCCCCGCTGGTCGCGTACTTGCGAGTATGTTACTCGTTCGAGGTTCTGCCGGGGAAACCGACCTGACCGGCACGCTGTACGAGCGCGGCGAGTCCCCGCCGTCGTTCAAGGGCGCGCCCGACGAGGACGCTCCCTACGTCTGGGTCTGTGACTCCTTCTACGAGGTCGAGAGCGGCGGCCAGGAAACCACCATCGCGGGCCGGACGGTCAACGTCGCCTTCGAGTCGCCGATGCCCCACGGCTTCGAGACCCGCGAGCGCGCCATCGAGGCCGCCGAGGAACACGTCCGCACCCAGTTCGCGCGCGTCGGCGTCGACCCCGAGGACGTCGACATCGAGGTCACGAAGACCGGGGCCGAGGCCCACTGATCCCTGCAGCGTTGATCCCGACGAACCAGCGACACGTCCGCTGTGGCCCCCACTCCGGAATAGCATCTCGAAAATAATATAACTCGATAATGCATATAAAGTAACAAGATGGCGGCTCACCGACGACTGACCCACTGGCGAACCTGGAGCGATATCGGTTCGGTGGCGTTCTCCTGTTTTCTCATGTCGGTATTACTCGGGGAGCACTTTACCGACGCACTGGCTGTCGTGGGTATTCCGGTGTCCGTGTACAGGACCGTGGTCGTCGGGGTGACGGCTCTTTCTGTCCTGCTCATGTTGGTTTTTCTGTCGGACGTGGACGAACCCGACTGACCCGGTGAAGGAACCGTCGTGGACGACATCGGCCCGGCTTGGTCGATGATCGCCCCCGCGAGGCGGCCGGAGTCAGGAATTCGACGGCACCTCGGAGAGCCGCCTGTCACATCCCTCACACGACAGTGTGTACACTTCCTGTGTGCTGCAACAACTCTCGACTTCGTCGGTATCGTGCGCGAGTTCCTCGCCACAGGACGGGCACGTCTCGAGGAACACTCGAAGCGTCCGGAGGAGTTCGTCTTTCTCGTCGATCGATAGTGTCTCCCAGTCCGGACACCGATCCCGAAGAAGTGGGATCGCAGCCGCGTCGACCCGAAGCGCCACTGTCGTCCGTCGTTTCACGGCGACTATCTCGTCTGCGACAACGTGGACTCCCTCACCGCGTTTCTGGATTTCGATGTCTTCGGCCTCGAGAAGCTTGCCGAACCGCTCGTGGATCAACTCGACCGTGATCGCGTCCATTCGCTCGTGCCACTCCGTTCGTACGCCCTCGACCAATCGAACGTCGTCCGTCGTTGGACAGTAGCGAACCAGTCCGCCGTCCCGGAGAAACTGAGCGCTTTCCGTGATCGCGCTCTCGGAAACCGGGGTCTTTCCGAACCAGTTCAGCACGCTCGCCGGCAAGAACCGCTTTGTCAGCGCCGGTGTCCCGGGCACGAGGTATCCTCGAAGGTAGATCGAGAGACCCGACACCACGAGCACCAGCAGTGCGACCAGAGGTGTGACGAAAAGTGACATCAGGAGCGCTATCAGAACCGAAATGCCTGTGTTCACAATGGTACAGGCGGTGCATCTGTTCGTTCCGGTATATTCCGGCCTGCGAGGTCGGGAAATCGTGGATTCTATCATGTTCGTATCTCTGGTGCTGTCGGCATTCGAAAACGTGGTGCGCGGGGACTAGCAGCAGCTATGCTTCACCCAGTGACAGTCCGTGAGCCAGCAGTTGGGACAGGGTTTCTTCACCTCGTTCCGTTGGCCGACGACCCCACAGCACCAACAGGTCGCACACGACCGCCAGAGGGGTTCGTCACACTCGGAGGAATCCGCTCGCGGCGTCCCCGCCGGTTCGAGCGGTTCACCCTGATAGTAGTTGTCCGGGGCGTAGACGATTTCCGGGCCGTCCGCTCGATGCAGATACGCCGATGGTACGTCGTCGGAGAGCGGCAACATGATCTCCAGGCGATCGTCCCCCACCGGGATGTGGAAGTTGTACTGCTCCAGCTCGCCGTTGACTCGGAGTTTCTCGATACCACCGGGCTGGGACCGATCGGCCAGCTGATCGAAGGGAATCGCGGACACCGACTCCTCCTCGAGCAGTCCGTCGTCACTCAACCCCTTCAACATGGATCCCGAGAACGCCGCTTCGAGACTCTCACGGGCCTCTCGGTGGTCGAAATCGAGCGGCTCGACCGTCGTGTTCTCGACCGATTCCGGTTCCGTCGCCGACGCGGATCCACTCAGGCCCACGACCGATCCGACACTCAGGGCCAACGTCTGCAGGAACCCTCGTCGCTCGTCCGCACTCTCGATCACGTCCAAACGGGTCGTCTCGTCGTTGTCTGCCATTGCAACTGCCACGTTATGTCGGTTGGAAATAGTTATTAACTAGAATACATTTAATGAATATAATTTTTGAGATGGATAATAGAACTACAGTAATCGCCGGTGCACCACCCCCTGAACATCTATGCTCGGGGGCCGGTAGCCGTCCGGCTCGTCGGTGGCGGGCAGGGAGTCTCGTCCGACGAGGCCCACTAGAACTCCACGCCCTGCCAGCGCACGTCGTCGTACTCGCGCTGGCGGTCGCTGTCGAACGTCTCCTCTAACTGGCGCTGGAGCGCGCTCTTTTCCTGCCGGCTGATCCGTGCCAGTTCGTCGGCTTTCTCGACGGCCAGCGGCGGGCCGGTGCGTGCGGCCACGTCGGAGACGATCTGCATGGTCAGGTCCTCGCGCAGGTCCGGATCCTTCGTGAACGCGTAGGGGGCCTCGACCCGGTAGATCAGTTCCTCACGGGGGTCGTAGATCACGAAGAAGGTGACCTCGTAGGCCTCGGGGTCGAGTTCCTTCGTCAGGTCGAGATCGAGGTCGCTCTCGACGGAGAGGGGACGGTCCGCGCCGGCCCGCGAGCGGAACCAGTTGGTGAAGGTCAGGGCGTCGTCGTCGATCTCGCCGTCGTCGTCGGTCCGGGAGAGGACCTGCTCGAAGAACGCGGCGTCGTCGACCCACGGGGCGGCCGTCTTTCGGCGCACGGTGCGGGTGATCGCCTTCGAGGCCGTGCTCTTGACGAAGCCCACGAGGGGCACGTCCCGGCCGACGAACCGCTCGACGAGGTCGACGTAGTGTTGCACCACGTCGCGCGGGCGCTCGTCCTCGACGAGCAACTCGGCGAGGGTGGGGTCCTGATTCGTCCACTTCAGCAGGCCGGTGGGGTAGATCGGGCCGTCGAGGATCAGCAGGTCCGAGACCACGTCGGCGTTGAGCGTGGCGTGTTTACTCTCGGCGAGGTAGAGCGCCAGCGCGTGGACGACGGTCTGCTCGAAGCGGTCGACGCGAGGGGCCTGTAAAATGCGCCCGCGGCCGTAGCAGTCGTCGAACAGCGTCCAGTCGTCCTCGGTCACGTCGACGGTGCCGTCGTTGGAGTGGACGGTACTGACGATGGTGCGCCCGCGGTGCAGGTCCAGATCGGAGGGGACGGCGGCCATGGCGGCCTGTGCCACGTCGATGACGAGGCCGTTCTTGAACGTCGTGGGGTTGATCGTCCCGGAATCGAGGCCGTGCTGGGTGGGGAAGGGTGACTCCATCAGCGCGGCGTCCTCGATGTCGACGAGTCGGCAGCGCTGCTCGTCGAGCGGTTCGAGGATGGGCGTCCCCTCCTGATAGAGGGGATCGAGGAAGTCGCTCCAGACCGTGCTGGCGAGGTCCCGGTGGTCGCTGGCGTCGACGCCGCTCTCGATGCGGCCGGCGAGTTGCGCGATCCCGTCGAAATGCACCGGGTCCAGGGTCATTACCGGGTGGAACGACGGGGGGAATCAAAAGTGTCCGGGAGCCGAGACGGGTACCCTTACTCCTCGCGGCCGGTCTTCTCGTCCAGCACTTCCTTGATCGCGGTGACGTAGGAGTTGAAATCGCGGATGGTCGCGCCGTCGGTGGTGAGGAACACGCCGTCGCGGTCGCTGGTGACGCGCAGGAGGAAGCCGTTCTCGAAGACGCGGATGGTGTAGCGGTACTCGCCGAGTTCCGTCCCGCGATAGGCGTCGGTGGTGTTCTTGAAGCCGCGCCACTCGTGGCCGATGAAGCTGTCGAGGTCGGCGTCGCGTTCGAGGTCCTCGCGGAGGTACAGTTGCTCGAAGTTCGAGCGCGTGAAGTACGTCAGCGAGCGGAGGCTGTCGCCAGCGGCCGTCCGTGCGGTCGTCACCAACTTCTCGGCGAAGGCCTCGTCCACGATGGTCGTCGACATGCCTTAGCACTGGCTGTCCTGTTACATAACGTCGGTGGTCCCCGAGGCTACTGCCGCCGTCGGCGACCGGTCGCCGCCACCGGTCCACGTCCCGCGCGTGCCGGCCATTCGACGCCGTTTTACCACGCGACGGCGACGCTCCGCGTATGCAGGTGGGTCTGGTCATCCTCGACGGCTGGGGTCTCAATCCCGACGAGACGGCCCGTGACGCGGTACGAGCCGCCGACACGCCCAACGTCGACCGCTTTCGCGAGCAGGGCGCGTCGACCACGCTGGAGACGCACGGCCGCCGGGTCGGACTGCCGGAGGGACAGATGGGCAACAGCGAGGTCGGCCACCTCTCGATCGGGGCCGGCCGCGTCGTCAAACAGGAGACGACCCGGATCACCGACGACATCCTCGACGGCGACCTCCGGGAGAACGAGGCACTCGTCTCCGCCTTCGAGTACGCAGACGAGCACGACGGTCGCGTCCACTTCATGGGACTGGTCAGCGACGGCGGCGTCCACTCGGCCCAGTCACACCTCCACGCGCTGATCGACATCGCCGCCGAGCGCGACGCCGAGACTGTCACCCACGCCTTCACCGACGGTCGGGACACCGCGCCCACGGGCGGCGAGGCGTTCCTCGACTCCCTCGCCGCCCACGCCGAGGAACGGGGAACCGGTCACGTCGCGACCGTCACCGGCCGCTACTACGCGATGGATCGCGACGAGAACTGGGATCGCACCCGGAAGGCCTACGACGCCATCGTCGAGCGCGAGGCCGACTATACGGCCGAGACGGCGGTCGACGCCGTCACCCAGTCCTACGACCGTGACACCACAGACGAGTTCGTCGAACCGACGCTGATCGAGGGCCGCCCCGCCCTAGAGGACGGGGATTCAATCGTCTTCTTCAACTTCCGCTCGGATCGCGCCCGCCAGCTCACGCGGATGCTCGCCGACATCGACCCCGAGTGGGAGTTCTCGACCGACCCGCCGGAGACACGGCTCGTCACGATGACCGAGTACGACGAGACCTTCGACCTCCCCGTGGCCTACCCGCCCCGCCAGCCAGAGGACGTGCTCGGCGAAGTCCTCGCGGACACCGGCCACACCCAGTTGCGGATCGCCGAGACCGAGAAGTACGCGCACGTCACCTACTTCCTCAACGGCGGCCGCGAGGTGGAGTTCCCCGGTGAGATCCGCGAAATCGTCCCGAGTCCCGACGTGTCCACCTACGACCAGCAGCCGGAGATGAGCGCCCCGGAGGTGACCGACACCGCGATCGACCGGATCGAGCGGGAAGACCCCGACGCCATGGTCCTCAACTACGCGAACCCGGACATGGTGGGCCACACCGGTGACTTCGACGCCGCCGTTGCGGCCGTCGAGGCGGTCGACGAACAGGTCGGTCGGCTCGTCGACGCGATCCACGCCGCGGGCGGGGACGCGCTGGTCACCGCCGATCACGGCAACGCCGACGACATGGGGACCGAAGCGGACCCACACACCGCTCACACGCTCAATCCCGTTCCCTTCGTCTACCTCGCCTCCGAGGGCGGGGACGGGGGCCGGACCGCCAGAGACGGCGGGACGCTCGCGGACGTGGCACCGACGCTGCTGTCGCTCGCTGGTATCGAGCAGCCGGACGCGATGACCGGCGAGTCGCTGTTGCGGTTCGACGCCTGACCATCGCCGTTTGTCCCGGGGCTTCTCGATGGGTTCCGTCGCTACACTTTCTGGCTCAGAAAATCCGGCTCGGCATTCATGTCGGTAACGCGTCACCAGCCGGTGTGAGAGAGACACCGTGACTCCACCCTGGCTCCGACACGCTCGCCGGATCGCACGCGTCGAACGGACCCGACGACGCCGCCACCGTGGACAGTCGTCACGAACCCGCGCTGCCCTCGCAGTCACACTCGTCGGTGCGGTGGTCGGGAGCGCGGCGCTCGCGTTCGACTTCGGCCGGGCGCTGGTGGCCGGGACTTCCTCACTCCCGATCGACCACCTGCAGGCTGTGGCGAGTGGGGCGTTCCTGCTCCTGTGGTACGTCGTGGGGCGTCGAACTGCCGGCGTCGCCAAGCGCGAGGAGATCGATCTCCTCCTGTGTACCGTTCCGGTGCGTGCGGTTGTCTTCGGTGTCGTGTTCGCCGCTGGGCATCGGATCGTGATGGCAACGGGGACACTCTCACTGGGTGTCGCGGCCGGTCTCGCAGTGGGTACGAAGTCACCGGTGAGTGCCGTCGCGGTCCCGGTTGCGGTCACCGGATACGTCGCACTCGCGGTCGCGGCCGGATGCTGGAGCGGTCTGGCCGCCCGGTTCCTTGCCATGCGGTCGCCACGACTCCGACGATTCACGACGTTTCTCCCCGTGGTGGCGTTCGGCGTCGCCACTCTGGTGTGGGTCGCTGGAATTCGGGGACCGGTGTCGACGGCAGGGGTCGTCGAGTGGCTCCGGCTCTTTCCGGCCGCCTGGTTCGTCGATCTTGGCACACTCGGTCTGCCCGGTGGGGGTCCGGTATCGCTCCGGAGTGTCGGTGCGCTCGTCTTCGCAGGTGGCGGCGTCCCGATAGCCCTTCACACGGCTGTTCCGCTGGCCGAGCGGACCTGGACGGGCGACCGGGTGGTCTCCGATCGCTCGCATCGCTCGCACTCGTTTTTCGATGCCGGAATCCCGGAGCGGCTGACCGCTGGCCGCGTCTCGCGCCCGGTTCTGACGGTTGCCCGGAAACGGTGGGTGCAGGAGCGGCGCGTTCCGCGGGGGGCACTCTCCACGGGGTACCTGCTCGTTCTCACTCCGGCCGTGTTCCTGCCGATTCTGGCGGCTGGCCACGTCCCGGTGCTGTCACTGACCGCGACTGCGTTCCTCGGCGCTGCCGCCACTGGACTTGGGTTCGGGTCGGTCGCACTCGCTGCCGAGTACCCATCCCTCCCTGCGACGCTGACGGCAACGTCCGGCCGACAGTTCGTTGCGGGGACCGTCCTCGCGGGCGCTGCCGTCGGTGGCCCGCTCACCATCGCGGGAATCGTCTGTCTCGGGCTGGCTGGTCCGGTGGGTGCCGTGGAAACGTCGCTCGTCGCGCTCACCGGCGTCGTCCTCTGTGTCTGTGGAGTCACAGTCGGGACCGCCGTCTCGCTCCGCGCCTCCTACTACGAGTTTCGGCTGGTCCCCGTTCCACTCACGAACACCGCCGTGTACTCCGAAATGGGACGCGCAGCATTCGGCAGGCTCGGCGCAGTGGTTGGACTTCTGGCCCTCCTGTCTGCCCCACCGCTGGTGGCTGCCCTCGTGACGCTCACGGGGCCGGGACCGAGTCTGTTCGGCGTCCCGGCCGTATCCGTCCGCATCGCCT
This Halorientalis sp. IM1011 DNA region includes the following protein-coding sequences:
- a CDS encoding universal stress protein, producing the protein MGKRILVPVDGSTQSREAWEFAAREHPEAEFVLLHVIDPTEAGYSAGASFPAASEEWYQHAKDDAEELLTELEAQSGTSAVVGTDTVVGKPSRAIVEYAEEHDIDRIVMGSHGRSGVSRILLGSVAENVVRNATIPVTVAR
- a CDS encoding ATP-binding protein, coding for MSDLGDFTDFDGDGGEGSADGDDGSVAEAATSDESGTTEPAADDSGSSDDETPEFETVDVSPAGQDRGIGVLSASEGLTISEDADDTMLRAYVTVENRSTVRIGKYLLVPYPDGERLFCRITALEYAQEFRTDDATEIHARRAMRSREIDEQDFKFMASLEPVAVLFEEGGARSAQSQSSGDESRDDGELKRRMTDRVPKPETVVRPATDKSEIKTGLKMPEDGVFLGHLAVGGERVKTAAEPPTIDYRLKDDYEAGDPLVFRHTLVAGGTGSGKTHGSKNILRQYLAEERTYPVGDGEDREVQTAVVQFDPQDEYAQMHDDNPDLDDDDRRRLEREGVAYGGHDDTIALVPKVGGASYAADHHRAEQVEFTIPFSMVRDNPWLVAGSGLNDNQYGGLTHLLNRFFDNYGSEGTYQQFVSFLDDPALKEELDESGRVHEATFDAIRRRVRGFGDVFDRDARPITEQIHELVRPGGLTVVPTYHINDTRTAETIVLAVSSLLVDQKLSNDPEYDRIKETPLVVGMDEAHNFLTDADSVQAGKVISKFTEAAKQGRKERLGLFLITQDPQDIAEPVFKQINTTVVLNLGDEDAISAVNIPANLEAKVPYMEKGQMVVYSPDNSEPVELIGLPVCVTKHGRD
- a CDS encoding DNA double-strand break repair nuclease NurA, whose amino-acid sequence is MTLDPVHFDGIAQLAGRIESGVDASDHRDLASTVWSDFLDPLYQEGTPILEPLDEQRCRLVDIEDAALMESPFPTQHGLDSGTINPTTFKNGLVIDVAQAAMAAVPSDLDLHRGRTIVSTVHSNDGTVDVTEDDWTLFDDCYGRGRILQAPRVDRFEQTVVHALALYLAESKHATLNADVVSDLLILDGPIYPTGLLKWTNQDPTLAELLVEDERPRDVVQHYVDLVERFVGRDVPLVGFVKSTASKAITRTVRRKTAAPWVDDAAFFEQVLSRTDDDGEIDDDALTFTNWFRSRAGADRPLSVESDLDLDLTKELDPEAYEVTFFVIYDPREELIYRVEAPYAFTKDPDLREDLTMQIVSDVAARTGPPLAVEKADELARISRQEKSALQRQLEETFDSDRQREYDDVRWQGVEF
- the gpmI gene encoding 2,3-bisphosphoglycerate-independent phosphoglycerate mutase; the encoded protein is MQVGLVILDGWGLNPDETARDAVRAADTPNVDRFREQGASTTLETHGRRVGLPEGQMGNSEVGHLSIGAGRVVKQETTRITDDILDGDLRENEALVSAFEYADEHDGRVHFMGLVSDGGVHSAQSHLHALIDIAAERDAETVTHAFTDGRDTAPTGGEAFLDSLAAHAEERGTGHVATVTGRYYAMDRDENWDRTRKAYDAIVEREADYTAETAVDAVTQSYDRDTTDEFVEPTLIEGRPALEDGDSIVFFNFRSDRARQLTRMLADIDPEWEFSTDPPETRLVTMTEYDETFDLPVAYPPRQPEDVLGEVLADTGHTQLRIAETEKYAHVTYFLNGGREVEFPGEIREIVPSPDVSTYDQQPEMSAPEVTDTAIDRIEREDPDAMVLNYANPDMVGHTGDFDAAVAAVEAVDEQVGRLVDAIHAAGGDALVTADHGNADDMGTEADPHTAHTLNPVPFVYLASEGGDGGRTARDGGTLADVAPTLLSLAGIEQPDAMTGESLLRFDA